Proteins encoded within one genomic window of Brenneria nigrifluens DSM 30175 = ATCC 13028:
- the holA gene encoding DNA polymerase III subunit delta: MIRLYPEQLAAQLHEGLRACYLICGNDPLLLQESLDAIRHSAQQQTFSEHFSFTLDVHTDWDAIFSTCQALSLFATRQTLLLILPENGPNAAMAENLVKLSGLLHPDILLMLRGNKLSKAQENSAWFKALPQDGAYVNCLSPEQAQLPRWVANRAKAMKLTLDEPAGQLICYCYEGNLLALTQALERLALLYPDGKLTLPRVEQAVSDAAHFTPFHWLDALLAGKSKRAWHILHQLRQEDCEPVILLRTLQRELLLLLTLKRKMAKAPLRTLFDQHKVWQNRRDLLTQALQRLTMAQLHQAISLLAKLEITLKQNYGQSVWSELETLAMILCGKNLPESLLDVN; this comes from the coding sequence ATGATACGGCTTTACCCGGAACAGCTCGCCGCGCAGCTCCATGAGGGGCTGCGCGCCTGTTATCTGATCTGCGGTAACGACCCCCTGCTGCTGCAGGAAAGCCTGGACGCTATTCGCCACTCGGCTCAGCAGCAGACATTCAGCGAACATTTCAGCTTCACGCTGGATGTTCACACCGACTGGGATGCGATCTTCAGCACCTGTCAGGCGCTTAGCCTGTTCGCCACCCGGCAGACGCTATTGCTGATATTGCCTGAAAACGGCCCGAATGCGGCGATGGCGGAAAATCTGGTCAAGCTTTCCGGCTTACTACACCCCGATATTTTACTGATGCTGCGCGGCAACAAGCTGAGCAAGGCGCAGGAAAACAGCGCCTGGTTCAAGGCGTTGCCGCAGGACGGCGCCTATGTGAACTGCCTGTCCCCGGAGCAGGCGCAGCTGCCGCGCTGGGTGGCCAACCGCGCCAAAGCGATGAAACTGACGCTGGACGAACCGGCGGGCCAGCTTATCTGCTACTGCTATGAGGGCAACCTGCTGGCCTTAACCCAGGCGCTGGAACGGCTGGCGCTACTTTATCCCGACGGCAAGCTCACCCTGCCCCGGGTTGAGCAGGCGGTCAGCGACGCCGCGCACTTTACCCCGTTTCACTGGCTGGATGCCTTACTGGCGGGCAAAAGCAAACGCGCCTGGCATATCCTGCACCAGCTCAGGCAGGAAGATTGCGAACCCGTCATTCTACTGCGCACTCTACAGCGCGAACTGCTGTTGCTGCTTACGCTGAAGCGGAAAATGGCCAAAGCGCCGTTGCGTACGCTCTTCGATCAGCATAAAGTCTGGCAAAATCGCCGCGACCTGTTAACCCAGGCGCTGCAACGGTTAACCATGGCGCAGTTGCACCAGGCCATCAGCCTGCTGGCGAAACTGGAAATTACCCTGAAACAGAACTATGGTCAGTCCGTCTGGTCGGAGCTGGAAACGCTCGCCATGATATTGTGCGGTAAAAACCTGCCAGAGAGCCTGTTAGATGTTAACTAG
- a CDS encoding amino acid ABC transporter ATP-binding protein, translating to MIFLKNVSKWYGQFQVLTDCSTEVKKGEVVVVCGPSGSGKSTLIKTVNGLEPIQKGEIEVNGIIVNDKKTNLAQLRSKVGMVFQHFELFPHLSIIENLTLAQVKVLKRDRQEAKVKAQKLLERVGLSVQANKYPGQLSGGQQQRVAIARALCMDPIAMLFDEPTSALDPEMINEVLDVMVELAQEGMTMMVVTHEMGFARKVAHRVIFMDEGKIIEDTPKDDFFNNPQSDRAKDFLAKILH from the coding sequence ATGATTTTCCTGAAAAATGTTTCTAAATGGTATGGCCAATTTCAGGTGCTAACCGACTGCTCCACGGAAGTGAAAAAAGGTGAAGTAGTCGTGGTTTGCGGCCCTTCCGGCTCCGGTAAATCGACCTTAATTAAAACCGTTAACGGCCTGGAACCGATCCAGAAAGGCGAAATCGAAGTCAACGGCATTATCGTTAACGATAAAAAGACCAATCTGGCCCAGTTGCGTTCAAAAGTCGGCATGGTGTTCCAGCATTTTGAACTGTTTCCGCATCTGTCGATCATCGAAAACCTGACGCTGGCGCAGGTAAAAGTGCTGAAACGCGATCGTCAGGAAGCGAAGGTGAAAGCGCAAAAGCTGCTGGAGCGCGTCGGCCTGTCGGTGCAGGCCAATAAATACCCCGGCCAGCTTTCCGGCGGTCAGCAGCAGCGCGTCGCCATTGCCCGCGCGCTCTGTATGGACCCCATCGCCATGCTGTTCGATGAACCCACCTCGGCACTCGATCCGGAAATGATCAACGAAGTGCTGGACGTGATGGTGGAGCTGGCGCAGGAAGGGATGACCATGATGGTGGTGACCCATGAAATGGGTTTTGCCCGCAAGGTGGCGCACCGGGTCATTTTTATGGATGAAGGGAAAATTATTGAAGATACCCCGAAAGACGATTTCTTCAATAATCCGCAGTCCGATCGCGCCAAAGACTTTCTGGCCAAGATCCTGCACTGA
- the lptE gene encoding LPS assembly lipoprotein LptE yields MRHRLFTLLLGLAVLLTAGCGYHLRGTTQVPEQLQKLVLDSSDPYGPLTRAVREQLRLSDVEIVDDAARQDIPSLRLLNTSETKDTVSIFQDGKTAEYQMVLTLRAQVLMPDEDIYPLSVTVFRTFFDNPLTALAKDAEQDIIRQEMREQAAQQLVRKLLTVNGKEAAERRQSTAAAVTPPARP; encoded by the coding sequence GTGCGACATCGTCTATTCACGTTGTTGCTGGGGCTGGCGGTGTTACTCACCGCCGGCTGCGGTTACCATCTGCGCGGCACCACACAGGTGCCTGAGCAGCTACAAAAGCTGGTGCTGGACAGCAGCGACCCCTACGGCCCGTTAACCCGCGCGGTGCGCGAGCAGCTGCGCCTCAGCGACGTGGAAATCGTTGATGACGCCGCCCGGCAGGATATTCCGTCATTGCGGCTGCTGAACACCTCGGAAACGAAGGATACCGTCTCGATTTTCCAGGACGGGAAAACCGCCGAATACCAAATGGTATTGACGCTCCGGGCGCAGGTGCTGATGCCGGATGAAGATATCTATCCGCTCAGCGTGACGGTATTCCGCACCTTCTTCGATAACCCGTTAACCGCGCTGGCGAAAGACGCCGAGCAGGATATTATCCGCCAGGAAATGCGCGAGCAGGCGGCGCAGCAGTTGGTGCGTAAGCTGCTTACCGTCAACGGCAAAGAGGCCGCCGAGCGGCGGCAGAGCACCGCGGCCGCCGTTACTCCACCCGCGCGGCCATGA
- the leuS gene encoding leucine--tRNA ligase, producing the protein MQEQYRPEEIEAHVQLHWQEKRTFKVTEEPGKEKYYCLSMLPYPSGRLHMGHVRNYTIGDVISRYQRMLGKNVLQPIGWDAFGLPAEGAAVKNNTAPAPWTYANIEYMKNQLKLLGFGYDWDREVATCKPDYYRWEQWFFTKLYEKGLVYKKTSAVNWCPNDQTVLANEQVIDGCCWRCDSKVERKEIPQWFIKITAYADQLLNDLDTLESWPEQVKTMQRNWIGRSEGVEITFDVADSQEKLSVYTTRPDTFMGVTYVAVAAGHPLAQQAAANNPALADFIEECRNTKVAEADMATMEKKGMSTGLYAIHPLNGEKVAIWAANFVLMDYGTGAVMAVPGHDQRDWEFASKYGLTIKPVILNGDGGEPDLSAQAMTEKGRLFNSGEFDGMDFETAFNAIADKLVTLGIGERKVNYRLRDWGVSRQRYWGAPIPMITLEDGTVIPTPEDQLPVVLPEDVVMDGITSPLKANPEWAKTTVNGRPALRETDTFDTFMESSWYYARYTCPQYDKGMLDPAAANYWLPVDQYVGGIEHAIMHLMYFRFFHKLLRDAGLVNSDEPAKRLLCQGMVLADAFYYPGDNGERIWVSPADVTVERDEKGRIVKAIDNAGREVVYAGMSKMSKSKNNGIDPQVMVEKYGADTVRLFMMFASPAEMTLEWQESGVEGANRFLKRVWKQAFDHTAKGPVAALDVTSLTEDQKALRRDLHKTIAKVTDDIGRRQTFNTAIAAIMELMNKLAKAPQESAQDRALTQETLLAVVRMLYPFTPHVCFILWQALQGEGDIDTAPWPVADGNAMVEDSKLVVIQVNGKVRGKITVAADAGQDQVRERAAQEPLVAKYLDGVTVRKVIYVPGKLLNLVVG; encoded by the coding sequence ATGCAAGAGCAATACCGCCCAGAAGAGATAGAAGCGCACGTCCAGCTTCACTGGCAAGAAAAGCGGACATTCAAAGTGACCGAAGAACCTGGCAAGGAAAAGTATTACTGTCTTTCCATGCTGCCCTACCCTTCTGGCCGTCTACATATGGGACACGTTCGTAATTACACCATCGGCGACGTGATCTCTCGCTATCAGCGCATGCTGGGGAAAAACGTGCTGCAGCCGATCGGCTGGGATGCGTTCGGCCTGCCCGCCGAAGGCGCGGCGGTTAAAAACAACACCGCCCCCGCCCCCTGGACTTACGCAAATATCGAATATATGAAAAACCAGTTGAAGCTGTTGGGCTTCGGCTATGACTGGGATCGCGAAGTCGCCACCTGTAAACCCGACTACTATCGCTGGGAACAGTGGTTCTTCACCAAACTGTATGAAAAAGGCCTGGTTTACAAAAAAACCTCCGCGGTGAACTGGTGTCCGAACGATCAGACCGTGCTGGCCAACGAGCAGGTTATCGACGGTTGCTGCTGGCGCTGCGACAGCAAAGTCGAGCGCAAGGAAATTCCGCAGTGGTTTATCAAAATCACCGCCTATGCCGATCAGTTGCTCAACGATCTGGATACGCTGGAAAGCTGGCCCGAACAGGTCAAAACTATGCAGCGCAACTGGATTGGCCGTTCCGAAGGGGTTGAAATCACCTTTGACGTGGCCGACAGCCAGGAGAAACTGAGCGTCTATACCACCCGCCCCGATACCTTTATGGGCGTGACCTACGTTGCCGTCGCCGCCGGCCACCCGCTGGCGCAGCAGGCAGCCGCCAATAACCCGGCGCTGGCCGACTTTATCGAAGAATGCCGCAATACCAAAGTGGCCGAAGCCGACATGGCCACCATGGAGAAGAAGGGCATGTCCACCGGCCTGTATGCCATTCATCCGCTGAACGGCGAAAAGGTGGCGATCTGGGCGGCGAATTTCGTACTGATGGATTACGGCACCGGCGCCGTAATGGCGGTGCCGGGACACGATCAGCGCGACTGGGAGTTCGCCAGCAAGTACGGTCTGACCATCAAACCGGTTATCCTCAACGGCGACGGCGGCGAACCCGACCTGTCGGCGCAGGCGATGACCGAAAAAGGCCGTCTGTTCAACTCCGGCGAGTTCGACGGTATGGATTTTGAAACCGCCTTCAACGCCATTGCCGATAAGCTGGTCACACTGGGCATCGGCGAACGTAAAGTCAACTACCGCCTGCGCGACTGGGGAGTTTCCCGTCAGCGCTACTGGGGCGCGCCCATTCCCATGATCACGCTGGAAGACGGCACCGTTATTCCGACGCCGGAAGATCAACTACCGGTAGTGCTGCCGGAAGACGTGGTGATGGACGGCATCACCAGCCCGCTGAAGGCCAACCCCGAGTGGGCGAAAACCACCGTCAACGGCCGCCCGGCGCTGCGCGAAACCGATACCTTCGATACCTTTATGGAGTCGTCCTGGTACTACGCGCGCTACACCTGCCCGCAGTACGATAAGGGCATGCTGGACCCCGCCGCAGCCAACTACTGGCTGCCGGTGGATCAGTATGTCGGCGGCATCGAACACGCCATCATGCACCTGATGTACTTCCGCTTCTTCCACAAGCTGCTGCGCGACGCCGGTCTGGTCAACTCCGACGAACCGGCCAAACGCCTGCTGTGCCAGGGCATGGTGCTGGCGGACGCTTTCTATTACCCCGGCGATAACGGCGAGCGCATCTGGGTCTCCCCGGCGGACGTCACCGTCGAACGCGATGAGAAAGGCCGCATCGTCAAGGCTATCGACAACGCAGGCCGCGAGGTGGTCTATGCGGGTATGAGTAAAATGTCGAAGTCCAAGAACAACGGCATCGACCCGCAGGTGATGGTTGAAAAATATGGTGCGGATACCGTCCGGCTGTTTATGATGTTCGCCTCCCCGGCGGAAATGACGCTGGAATGGCAGGAGTCCGGGGTTGAAGGGGCGAACCGCTTCCTGAAGCGCGTCTGGAAACAGGCCTTCGACCATACGGCGAAAGGTCCGGTTGCGGCGCTGGATGTGACGTCGCTGACGGAAGATCAGAAAGCGCTGCGTCGCGATCTGCATAAAACCATCGCCAAGGTGACCGATGATATCGGCCGGCGCCAAACCTTTAACACCGCCATCGCCGCCATCATGGAGCTGATGAACAAGCTGGCCAAGGCGCCGCAGGAAAGCGCGCAGGATCGCGCCCTGACGCAGGAAACCCTGCTGGCGGTGGTGCGTATGCTTTATCCGTTCACCCCGCACGTTTGCTTTATACTGTGGCAGGCATTGCAAGGCGAAGGCGATATCGATACCGCTCCGTGGCCGGTCGCCGATGGAAACGCCATGGTGGAAGATTCCAAACTGGTGGTGATTCAGGTTAACGGTAAGGTACGCGGTAAAATCACCGTCGCCGCCGATGCCGGTCAGGATCAAGTGCGCGAACGCGCCGCCCAGGAACCTCTGGTGGCGAAATACCTGGACGGCGTCACTGTGCGTAAAGTGATTTATGTCCCTGGCAAACTGCTTAACCTGGTTGTGGGTTAA
- a CDS encoding zinc ribbon-containing protein, protein MSKVARYYRELMALVTTRLNNGERDIDGLVQRARQTLQESSELTQKEIEQVIQAVQRDLEEFARSYGESQDEFTDSVFMRVIKESLWQELADITDKTQLEWREIFKDVSRHGVYHSGEVVGLGDLVCENCHHHIAFYTPEILPLCPKCSHDQFHRQPFQP, encoded by the coding sequence ATGAGTAAAGTAGCCCGCTACTACCGCGAGTTAATGGCTTTGGTGACGACCCGGCTGAACAATGGCGAACGGGATATCGACGGTCTGGTGCAAAGGGCGCGGCAGACGTTGCAGGAAAGCTCGGAGTTGACGCAAAAAGAGATCGAGCAGGTGATTCAGGCCGTGCAGCGCGACCTGGAGGAGTTCGCCCGCAGCTACGGTGAGAGCCAGGATGAATTTACCGATAGCGTCTTTATGCGGGTTATCAAGGAGAGCCTGTGGCAGGAACTGGCGGATATCACCGATAAAACCCAGTTGGAGTGGCGGGAAATCTTTAAGGATGTCAGCCGTCACGGAGTTTATCACAGCGGCGAGGTGGTGGGATTAGGCGATTTGGTGTGTGAAAACTGCCATCACCATATCGCCTTTTATACGCCGGAAATTTTGCCGCTTTGCCCCAAATGCTCGCACGACCAGTTCCATCGCCAGCCGTTCCAGCCATAG